GGCTGACATGCCCCAGGCCCTCGTCGAGACGCCCAAAATCATCAGCCGCCAGCTCGACGGCGAAGGCTGGGACCTGATGGGCGAACTCACCATCTAAACCCCGTCGATTGCTCCGTACTTGTCGTTTTGACCCGCCAAAACGACGAGTACGCAGCAGTCGATAGCATGAAGCCATGTGGATCGGCTGGATCGAGTTCGACATCCTCCTTGGCGACGTACACAGCCTGAAGGAGAAACGCTCCGTGGTCCGGCCCCTCCTGGCCGAGCTCAAGCGCCGCTTCGAGGTCTCAGTCTCCGAGACGGGGGACCACAGCCAGTACCGGCGCACGCAGCTCGGCGTTGGCCTGGTGGCAGCCGACCGGGCGCACCTCGTGGAGGTGCTGGCCGCCGTCGAACGCTTCGTGGCAGGCCGCCCGGAGATCGAACTGCTCAGCGCCCGCCAACGGGAACTCCACAGCGAAGATTAACCCATCGACTGCTGAGTATTTGTCGTTTTCACGCGCCAAAACGACAAGTACTCAGCAATCGATGGAGGGTGTGGATAACTTCTGCGCACTAATCCTGATTCTGGTGTCATGGACCGATGAAGACCCCACGCTCATTACCGGAGGAACTCCGCGGCCGCCCCTTTACCGTTGCTGACGCAGCTTCTGCGGGCCTATCACCGCGGCGTTGGCGGCATGGGTCGCTGGAGCGCTTCGGCCGGGGCATCAGGATGGAGGGCACGACGGCGGCGCTTTCGTTAGGCGCGCGGGTCCGGCCTTTCGTTGAGGTCAACGAGCTCTGCGCCGCCTCGCATGTTACGGCTGCGGAGCTTCACGCGCTGCCGCAGCGGCGCCAGG
This window of the Pseudarthrobacter defluvii genome carries:
- a CDS encoding DUF503 domain-containing protein, which encodes MWIGWIEFDILLGDVHSLKEKRSVVRPLLAELKRRFEVSVSETGDHSQYRRTQLGVGLVAADRAHLVEVLAAVERFVAGRPEIELLSARQRELHSED